AAGGGAAAAGGCCAAAAAAGGCGAAATTCTTTTTGGCACCATCGATACATGGCTCATATGGAATTTAACGGCAGGAAAATCCCATTTAACAGATTTTACAAATGCGTCAAGGACCATGGTTTATAATATTTATGAGAAAAAATGGGACAAGGAGCTTTTGAATATCCTCTCCATACCGGAACGCATGCTTCCTGAGGTCATGCCCTCCAAGGGCATATTGGCTTATGCCGACCAGTCTATTTTTGGAAGAGAAATCCCCATCAGCGGCGTTGCCGGAGACCAGCAGGCAGCCCTTTTCGGACAAGGGTGCTTAAGCGCCGGCATGGCAAAGAATACCTACGGCACAGGCTGTTTCCTCCTTATGAACACAGGAGATAAGCCGGTACAATCGAAAAACGGCCTGATTACCACATTGGCGGCTTCTCTGGAAAAAGATGTCCAATATGCTTTGGAAGGAAGCGTTTTCACAGGGGGCGCAGTGATTCAATGGCTTAGAGACGGTCTGGGGCTTATTTCAAAGGCAGATGAAACATTAAAATATGCCTTAATGACGGGGGACACAGGCGGCGTATATATTGTCCCTGCCTTTACAGGCCTTGGGGCCCCCAGCTGGGACCCTTACGCAAGGGGAATCATAACAGGAATCACAAGAGGAACCGGCAAAGAGCATATTATAAGGGCGGCCCTTGAGTCCATGGCCTACCAGTCTATGGATATTATCCATGCCATGGAGGAGGATTCCGGTATTGACCTTAAAATACTGAAAGCCGACGGCGGCGCTTCGGCAAATGACTTTCTCATGGGCTTTCAGGCAGATATTTTAAATAAACCTGTAATCCGCCCTCAAAATGTGGAAACCACTGCTTTGGGTGCGGCGCTTCTTTCAGGCCTTGGAACAGGATTTATGAATCAAAGCCATATAGAAAAAATATCAGGAGAATCTAAAGAGTTTAAGCCCGATATGAAGGAAGAAAAAAGAAACGTCTTAATAGAAGGCTGGCAGGAGGCTGTTAAAAAGGCCCTTTGCAGATAGGGCGGAATTTATGCTTCATAAAGCTGCAAAAGTGTTTTCAGGCAGACATTT
This is a stretch of genomic DNA from Anaeropeptidivorans aminofermentans. It encodes these proteins:
- the glpK gene encoding glycerol kinase GlpK gives rise to the protein MKEKYIMALDQGTTSSRCMIFNRSGEIVSQSQREFTQIYPRPGYVEHDPMEIWGSQIGVAVEAMRRASIDAEEISSIGITNQRETTILWDKNTGLPVYNAIVWQCRRTADLCGRLKAEGLEETVNKKTGLVLDPYFSGTKIKWILDHVDGVREKAKKGEILFGTIDTWLIWNLTAGKSHLTDFTNASRTMVYNIYEKKWDKELLNILSIPERMLPEVMPSKGILAYADQSIFGREIPISGVAGDQQAALFGQGCLSAGMAKNTYGTGCFLLMNTGDKPVQSKNGLITTLAASLEKDVQYALEGSVFTGGAVIQWLRDGLGLISKADETLKYALMTGDTGGVYIVPAFTGLGAPSWDPYARGIITGITRGTGKEHIIRAALESMAYQSMDIIHAMEEDSGIDLKILKADGGASANDFLMGFQADILNKPVIRPQNVETTALGAALLSGLGTGFMNQSHIEKISGESKEFKPDMKEEKRNVLIEGWQEAVKKALCR